The genomic window ATATGGAAATCtttaaagtaaaagaaaagaatcaAATATGTTAGGTGATATATGGAAAACCTTTaatgtaaaagaaaagaatcaAATATGTTAGGTGATATATCGACATCTTCtgaagtaaaaagaaaagaatcaAATAAATTGGATGATTTTATGAATGAATTTAAGCGTAAATATGATATACGGAGAGGTTTAAAAGGATTAGATtgttattatgaaaaaaaatatttgatatgATTCATAGAATACGTGAACAGCAAGTAGGGCCTAGTAgttataacataaaattaaaagaatgtATAGTTATAAAATGGAGTATACGAACTATTGTAATGTGTTTAATTCTATGTATTGGACTAATAATACCAATTTTATCTAAAATCAATAACGAAAGTTCCTTCATACCTAAACCGGTGCGTATCACAAatgctattatttttattatattaacacatataattttattttcgatGATTTACACCATGataaaagttgtaaaatttCATAGATTAGAGGCTGGAAAGGGTAAATTGAATTTTAGGGAATATGATGTTTTTTGTAAAGATACTTTTTTGCCTAAAAGGAATACGTactatatgaaaaaatgcattaagAAGGAATGAATGCAATAATTATATAGTAAAT from Plasmodium cynomolgi strain B DNA, scaffold: 1557, whole genome shotgun sequence includes these protein-coding regions:
- a CDS encoding CYIR protein (putative;~vir-type antigen), with translation MIHRIREQQVGPSSYNIKLKECIVIKWSIRTIVMCLILCIGLIIPILSKINNESSFIPKPVRITNAIIFIILTHIILFSMIYTMIKVVKFHRLEAGKGKLNFREYDVFCKDTFLPKRNTYKTEILYRVN